From the Drosophila suzukii chromosome 2 unlocalized genomic scaffold, CBGP_Dsuzu_IsoJpt1.0 scf_2c, whole genome shotgun sequence genome, one window contains:
- the LOC139354422 gene encoding uncharacterized protein, with protein MKIDIDVSTQIYITNSTYRLCAVRTASAFRTTQRSSLQAKFPYVNWCGSHRTKTEVKRSARMQSVDNWQAAWDNSSKGRWTLDARVNRKHGQVDFYLTQALSGHGCFRSFLKRFGHDTENGCPESGSGIVEDDQHVLF; from the coding sequence ATGAAGATCGACATCGATGTTTCGACCCAAATTTACATCACTAACTCGACGTACCGCCTTTGTGCTGTCAGAACAGCGAGTGCCTTCCGGACGACGCAGCGCTCGTCATTGCAGGCCAAGTTCCCCTATGTGAACTGGTGCGGGAGCCACAGAACCAAGACCGAGGTGAAGAGGAGTgccaggatgcagagcgtcgacaactggcaggcagcctgggacaACTCCAGCAAGGGACGCTGGACGCTGGACGCAAGGGTAAATAGGAAGCACGGCCAGGTAGATTTCTACCTCACGCAGGCGCTGAGTGGACATGGTTGCTTCCGAAGCTTCCTTAAGCGCTTCGGACACGACACGGAGAACGGTTGTCCAGAGTCCGGCAGTGGGATTGTTGAGGACGATCAGCATGTCCTATTTTAA